In Flavobacterium gelatinilyticum, a genomic segment contains:
- the gldL gene encoding gliding motility protein GldL, with protein sequence MALLSKKVMNFAYGMGAAVVIVGALFKITHFEIGPLTGTVMLSLGLLTEAAIFALSAFEPVEDELDWTLVYPELANGQARKKADKVESTTDAQGLLSQKLDAMLKEAKVDGELMASLGNSIKNFESAAKGIAPTVDSIASTKKYGEELSLAAAQMESLNSLYKVQLESASRNAEANKEIAENASKLKEQMASMTANIASLNNVYGGMLSAMSNKG encoded by the coding sequence ATGGCATTATTAAGTAAAAAAGTTATGAATTTCGCTTATGGTATGGGAGCGGCAGTGGTAATCGTTGGAGCTTTATTCAAAATTACTCACTTTGAGATTGGACCATTGACAGGAACTGTAATGCTTTCTTTGGGTCTTTTGACTGAGGCGGCAATCTTCGCGTTATCTGCTTTTGAACCAGTTGAGGATGAGTTAGACTGGACTCTTGTTTACCCGGAATTAGCTAACGGACAAGCTAGAAAAAAAGCCGACAAAGTAGAGAGTACAACTGATGCCCAAGGTTTATTATCTCAAAAATTAGATGCAATGTTAAAAGAAGCTAAAGTTGACGGTGAGTTAATGGCAAGTTTAGGAAACAGCATCAAAAACTTCGAATCAGCTGCTAAAGGAATTGCTCCAACTGTAGATTCTATCGCTTCTACTAAAAAATACGGAGAAGAATTATCTCTTGCTGCTGCTCAAATGGAATCATTAAACAGTTTATATAAAGTACAATTAGAAAGTGCTTCAAGAAACGCTGAAGCTAACAAAGAAATCGCTGAAAACGCATCTAAATTAAAAGAACAAATGGCGTCTATGACTGCAAACATTGCTTCTTTGAACAATGTTTATGGTGGTATGCTTTCTGCAATGAGTAACAAAGGATAA
- a CDS encoding LptE family protein yields MKKIYSLFAFLSLFMLSGCGYYNFTGSTGQINAKTFQVNFFQNNADLIEPGIDRDFTLALQDLIMNQTNLNLVSNGGDLIYEGEIVDYRVTPMTATAVTSGGDAGAAQNRLTIRINVRFTNKAKESDDFEKPFEFYFDFQGNALPTGSVLNEAIKTIFERITQDIFNESLAKW; encoded by the coding sequence ATGAAAAAAATATATTCTCTATTCGCATTTCTCAGCCTTTTCATGTTAAGTGGCTGCGGGTATTACAATTTTACCGGAAGCACAGGCCAAATCAATGCAAAAACGTTTCAGGTAAACTTCTTTCAAAACAATGCCGATTTGATTGAACCGGGAATCGATAGAGATTTTACACTGGCATTACAGGATTTGATTATGAATCAGACCAACCTGAATCTGGTAAGCAACGGCGGTGACTTAATTTACGAAGGAGAAATTGTAGATTACAGAGTTACCCCAATGACCGCAACAGCAGTAACATCCGGCGGTGATGCGGGTGCAGCACAAAACCGTCTGACTATTCGTATCAATGTACGATTTACGAATAAAGCCAAAGAAAGTGATGATTTTGAGAAACCATTTGAATTTTATTTTGATTTCCAAGGAAATGCACTACCTACCGGAAGTGTTCTAAATGAAGCTATTAAAACCATTTTTGAAAGAATTACGCAGGACATCTTTAATGAGTCTCTTGCAAAATGGTAA
- the gldK gene encoding gliding motility lipoprotein GldK, translated as MKKFIAFAAMLTLVIGCGKSGDKGELVGVTGGKWHPEKPYGMTLVPGGSFIMGKSDADLANVEDAPTKSVTVRSFYMDETEITNSEYRQFVEWVKDSTMRVRLAILADETGQKSTGGKGSKGGSIADYAFNDSEPDKMTAYDKYMYDNYYSVGTKDDPYAGRKLNKKVKLIRDTKAYPDEYYAEVMDSMYLPIEESYNGLRTIDVNKLKFRYSWMDIQAAAKAKVGKRKDFVKTEQVKIYPDTTVWIKDFSYSYNEPMHNDYFWHKAYGDYPVVGVTWIQAKAFCAWRTLNKNSYIKSKKKGRDLVNSFRLPTEAEWEYAARGGLESATFPWGGPYTKSDRGCFMANFKPNRGDYAADEALYTVEARSYEPNGYGLYNMAGNVSEWTDSAYNPNAYEYVSTMNPNVIDGNNQRKVVRGGSWKDVAYFLQVSTRDHEYADSARSYIGFRTVQDYMGTQVTGGGRK; from the coding sequence ATGAAGAAGTTTATTGCATTTGCAGCAATGTTAACACTAGTAATTGGCTGTGGTAAGTCAGGTGACAAAGGTGAATTAGTAGGTGTTACCGGAGGGAAATGGCATCCTGAAAAACCTTATGGAATGACTTTGGTTCCGGGCGGATCCTTTATTATGGGTAAATCTGATGCTGATTTAGCGAATGTCGAAGATGCTCCGACAAAATCAGTAACCGTTCGTTCTTTTTACATGGACGAAACTGAAATTACTAACAGTGAGTACCGTCAGTTTGTAGAATGGGTAAAAGATTCTACAATGAGAGTTCGTCTTGCTATTTTAGCTGATGAAACTGGTCAAAAAAGCACTGGTGGAAAAGGTAGTAAAGGCGGTAGTATCGCTGATTATGCATTTAATGATTCTGAGCCGGATAAAATGACCGCTTACGATAAATATATGTATGATAACTACTATAGTGTAGGGACAAAAGATGATCCGTATGCTGGTAGAAAATTGAATAAAAAAGTAAAATTAATTAGAGATACTAAAGCTTACCCGGATGAGTACTATGCTGAAGTAATGGACTCTATGTATTTACCAATTGAAGAATCATACAATGGTTTAAGAACAATTGATGTAAACAAATTAAAATTCCGTTATTCTTGGATGGACATCCAGGCTGCTGCAAAAGCTAAAGTTGGAAAAAGAAAAGACTTCGTTAAAACTGAACAAGTTAAAATTTATCCTGATACAACAGTATGGATTAAAGACTTCTCTTACTCATATAATGAACCAATGCATAATGACTATTTCTGGCACAAAGCTTACGGGGATTATCCTGTAGTGGGTGTAACATGGATACAGGCAAAAGCATTCTGTGCATGGAGAACTTTAAATAAAAACAGTTATATTAAATCTAAGAAAAAAGGACGTGATTTAGTAAACTCTTTCAGACTTCCAACAGAAGCAGAGTGGGAGTATGCTGCGAGAGGTGGTCTTGAGTCTGCAACTTTTCCATGGGGAGGTCCTTACACTAAGAGTGACAGAGGTTGTTTTATGGCAAACTTTAAGCCAAACAGAGGAGATTATGCAGCTGACGAAGCTTTGTATACTGTTGAAGCAAGATCTTACGAACCAAATGGTTACGGATTGTATAACATGGCAGGAAACGTTTCTGAGTGGACAGATTCAGCTTACAACCCAAATGCATACGAATACGTTTCTACAATGAACCCTAACGTTATTGACGGAAACAACCAAAGAAAAGTGGTTCGTGGTGGATCATGGAAAGATGTTGCTTACTTCTTACAAGTGAGTACTCGTGACCACGAATATGCTGATTCAGCAAGAAGTTACATTGGTTTCAGAACTGTACAAGATTACATGGGAACTCAGGTAACCGGAGGCGGAAGAAAATAA
- a CDS encoding sigma-54 interaction domain-containing protein translates to METVQAIKQRFEIIGNDPKLNRAIEKAIQVAPTDISVMVTGESGVGKENIPRIIHSLSHRKHGKYIAVNCGAIPEGTIDSELFGHEKGAFTGATSTREGYFEVADGGTIFLDEVGELPLTTQVRLLRVLENGEFIKVGSSQVQKTNVRIVAATNVNLFNAIEKGKFREDLYYRLSTVEITLPPLRERNDDIHLLFRKFVADFAHKYKMPPLKLDDDAVQLLQKFRWSGNIRQLRNVAEQISVLETNRDINLATLQSYLPAEGSNLPSVINDQKKDSDFSTERDILYKVLFDMKSDLNDLKKLTLELMKNGTSKVQDINPNLIQKIYGNQENESEIDFEEEPRTAVMTPAVREENYQIPEDNYLFAETIEEEEILRLEQKEIEMIKKSLEKNKGKRKAAADELGISERTLYRKIKQFDL, encoded by the coding sequence ATGGAAACAGTTCAAGCAATAAAACAACGATTTGAGATTATTGGTAATGATCCGAAATTAAATCGTGCTATCGAAAAAGCCATTCAGGTTGCTCCTACTGATATTTCGGTTATGGTAACTGGGGAAAGTGGTGTTGGTAAAGAAAACATTCCAAGAATTATACATTCGCTTTCGCACAGAAAGCACGGAAAATATATTGCCGTAAACTGCGGTGCTATTCCGGAAGGAACTATTGACAGTGAACTTTTTGGACACGAAAAAGGCGCCTTCACCGGAGCGACAAGCACACGTGAAGGATATTTTGAAGTAGCCGATGGCGGAACCATCTTCCTTGATGAAGTGGGCGAACTGCCATTAACAACACAAGTACGATTACTTCGTGTTCTTGAAAACGGAGAATTTATAAAAGTAGGTTCGTCTCAGGTTCAAAAAACAAATGTTCGTATCGTTGCCGCAACAAATGTTAATTTGTTTAACGCTATCGAAAAAGGAAAATTCCGTGAAGATTTGTATTACCGTTTAAGTACAGTCGAAATCACACTGCCTCCTTTAAGAGAAAGAAACGATGACATACATTTATTGTTCAGAAAATTTGTGGCTGATTTTGCCCATAAATACAAAATGCCGCCTTTAAAACTGGATGATGATGCGGTGCAGCTTTTACAAAAATTCAGATGGAGCGGTAATATACGTCAGCTTAGAAATGTCGCTGAACAGATTTCGGTTTTAGAAACCAACCGCGATATTAATCTGGCAACATTACAGTCGTATCTGCCTGCCGAAGGAAGCAATCTGCCTTCTGTAATAAACGATCAGAAAAAAGACAGTGATTTTAGTACCGAAAGAGACATATTATATAAGGTGCTTTTTGATATGAAAAGCGACCTGAACGATCTAAAAAAACTGACTCTTGAATTAATGAAAAACGGCACCTCAAAAGTGCAGGATATCAATCCAAATTTAATTCAGAAAATATATGGAAATCAGGAAAATGAAAGCGAAATTGATTTTGAAGAAGAACCAAGAACCGCTGTAATGACTCCTGCTGTACGCGAAGAAAACTATCAGATTCCTGAAGACAATTATTTATTTGCCGAAACTATAGAGGAGGAAGAAATTTTACGTCTGGAGCAGAAAGAAATTGAAATGATCAAAAAATCTCTGGAAAAGAATAAAGGAAAACGAAAAGCTGCCGCAGATGAGTTAGGCATCTCAGAAAGAACTTTATATAGAAAAATCAAACAATTCGATTTATAA
- the topA gene encoding type I DNA topoisomerase, translated as MAKNLVIVESPAKAKTIEKFLGSDFQVESSYGHIADLPSKEIGVDVENGFKPKYEVSPDKKSLVSKLKTLSKNAETVWLASDEDREGEAISWHLAEELKLDTKKTKRIVFHEITKSAILRAIDNPREIDYNLVNAQQARRVLDRLVGYELSPVLWRKIKGGLSAGRVQSVSVRLIVEREREIQSFNAVATYSIVAEFVNEGGKTFKAKLPKNFNTKKEAEDFLNQNIGSKYKVADLETKPTKKSPTAPFTTSTLQQEAARKLYLPVGITMQLAQRLYEAGLITYMRTDSVNLSKDAMDAAEAEIIKSYGKEFSKPRFFANKNKGAQEAHEAIRPTDMSRHSVNIDRDQARLYDLIWKRTLASQMSDAQLERTNVKIEADNHDELFSASGEVLLFEGFLKVYLEGHDDDEEEQEGMLPALKVNEKLTNNYITATERYSRPPARYTEASLVKKLEELGIGRPSTYAPTISTIINRNYVEKGTLEGHERNYTQLTLQNSKVGEKLLKENTGSDKGKLVPTDIGTIVTDFLVKNFGNILDYNFTAKVEQDFDEIAEGNIDWAKMMQEFYNQFHPNVKEVEANAERESGERILGKDADGRQVSVRLGKFGPMAQIGEADDEDKKFASLMADQNIGNITLEEALNLFLLPKNLGTYKGEEVEVNNGRYGPYVRHGSVFISLPRGEDPLGVSKERAQELIDEKALADAPIAMYKGEAVQKGVGRFGPFIKWNGLFVNVSKKYNFDNLSQADVEELIEDKLQKNIDKVIHNWEEEGIVVEKARWGRSVILKGKVKIELSKDVDASKLTLAQVQEMIEAKAPAKKAPAKKAAAKKTTAAKKAPAKKTTTAKKK; from the coding sequence ATGGCAAAGAATTTAGTAATAGTGGAGTCACCTGCAAAGGCGAAAACGATCGAGAAATTTCTCGGGAGTGATTTTCAGGTGGAGTCGAGTTATGGTCACATAGCCGACTTACCTTCCAAGGAAATAGGAGTAGATGTTGAAAATGGTTTTAAACCTAAATATGAAGTTTCTCCTGATAAAAAATCCCTGGTAAGTAAACTTAAAACACTATCTAAGAATGCCGAAACGGTTTGGTTAGCAAGCGATGAGGACCGCGAGGGAGAGGCTATTTCATGGCACTTGGCGGAAGAATTAAAACTGGATACAAAAAAGACCAAACGTATTGTTTTTCATGAGATTACAAAATCTGCGATTCTTAGAGCAATTGATAATCCTAGAGAAATTGATTATAATTTAGTAAACGCACAACAGGCACGTCGTGTTCTGGATCGTTTAGTAGGTTACGAATTGTCTCCGGTTTTATGGAGAAAAATCAAAGGCGGACTTTCAGCAGGCCGTGTACAGTCGGTTTCTGTTCGTTTAATAGTTGAAAGAGAACGCGAAATTCAAAGTTTTAACGCAGTTGCAACGTACTCAATTGTTGCTGAATTTGTTAATGAAGGAGGTAAAACCTTCAAAGCAAAACTGCCTAAAAACTTCAATACTAAAAAAGAAGCCGAAGATTTCTTAAATCAAAACATCGGATCTAAATATAAGGTAGCCGATTTAGAAACTAAACCTACCAAAAAATCACCAACAGCTCCTTTTACAACTTCTACTTTGCAGCAGGAAGCAGCGAGAAAATTGTATCTGCCGGTTGGAATCACCATGCAGTTAGCACAGCGTTTATACGAAGCGGGACTTATTACGTATATGAGAACCGACTCTGTGAATCTTTCTAAAGACGCCATGGATGCAGCTGAGGCTGAAATTATAAAATCATACGGAAAAGAGTTTTCTAAACCGAGGTTTTTTGCCAATAAAAACAAAGGCGCACAAGAAGCGCACGAGGCAATTCGTCCGACGGATATGTCACGCCATTCAGTAAACATTGATCGTGATCAGGCTCGTTTGTACGATTTGATCTGGAAAAGAACACTGGCTTCGCAAATGAGCGATGCACAGCTTGAAAGAACAAACGTAAAAATTGAAGCAGATAATCATGATGAACTTTTTTCAGCATCAGGAGAAGTTTTACTTTTTGAAGGTTTCTTAAAAGTATACTTAGAAGGACACGATGATGATGAAGAAGAGCAGGAAGGAATGCTTCCGGCACTAAAAGTAAACGAAAAGCTTACTAATAACTATATTACAGCTACAGAACGATATTCAAGACCGCCGGCACGTTACACAGAGGCATCTTTAGTTAAAAAACTAGAGGAACTTGGAATTGGGCGTCCGTCTACTTATGCACCAACAATTTCGACTATTATCAACAGAAATTATGTTGAAAAAGGGACTCTTGAAGGGCATGAGCGTAATTACACACAACTTACTTTGCAAAATAGTAAAGTAGGTGAGAAGCTTTTAAAAGAAAATACAGGATCTGATAAAGGAAAACTTGTTCCAACAGATATCGGTACCATTGTAACGGATTTCTTAGTTAAGAATTTCGGGAATATATTAGATTATAATTTTACTGCAAAAGTAGAACAGGATTTCGATGAAATTGCCGAAGGTAATATCGACTGGGCTAAAATGATGCAGGAATTCTACAACCAGTTTCATCCTAATGTAAAAGAAGTTGAGGCAAATGCTGAACGTGAAAGCGGAGAAAGAATTCTGGGGAAAGATGCTGACGGAAGACAGGTTTCTGTTCGTTTAGGGAAATTTGGGCCGATGGCACAGATTGGAGAAGCAGACGATGAAGATAAAAAGTTTGCCAGTTTAATGGCAGATCAGAATATTGGAAATATTACACTTGAAGAAGCTTTGAATTTATTTTTGCTTCCTAAAAATTTAGGTACATATAAAGGAGAAGAAGTTGAAGTAAATAATGGTCGTTACGGCCCTTATGTACGTCACGGAAGTGTGTTTATTTCATTGCCGAGAGGTGAAGATCCTTTAGGGGTTTCAAAAGAAAGAGCTCAGGAACTGATTGATGAAAAAGCACTTGCCGATGCACCGATCGCAATGTATAAAGGAGAAGCCGTTCAAAAAGGAGTAGGTCGTTTTGGTCCTTTTATTAAATGGAATGGTCTTTTTGTAAATGTGAGTAAAAAGTACAATTTCGATAATTTATCTCAGGCAGATGTTGAAGAATTAATCGAAGATAAATTACAGAAGAATATCGATAAGGTTATTCATAACTGGGAAGAAGAAGGAATTGTAGTTGAAAAAGCACGCTGGGGACGTTCAGTAATTTTGAAAGGAAAAGTCAAAATTGAATTAAGTAAAGATGTGGATGCTTCAAAATTAACACTGGCTCAGGTTCAGGAAATGATCGAAGCAAAAGCACCGGCTAAAAAGGCTCCGGCTAAAAAAGCGGCAGCAAAAAAAACGACAGCAGCGAAAAAAGCTCCGGCTAAAAAGACAACAACAGCAAAGAAGAAATAA
- the miaB gene encoding tRNA (N6-isopentenyl adenosine(37)-C2)-methylthiotransferase MiaB, with product MEKIIEESKQGESLVLENKPENTKKLFIESYGCAMNFSDSEVVASILSDGGYNTTSVLEEADLVLVNTCSIRDKAEQTIRKRLEKYNAVKRTNPKMKVGVLGCMAERLKSQFLEEEKIVDLVVGPDAYKDLPNLLAEVEEGRDAINVILSKEETYGDISPVRLMSNGITALVSITRGCDNMCTFCVVPFTRGRERSREPQSIMAEIQDLWSKGFKEITLLGQNVDSYLWYGGGLKKDFVNASEMQKATAVDFDQLLEMVAVGFPKMRIRFSTSNPQDMHESILHVMAKYPNICKHIHLPVQSGSNRILKEMNRLHSREEYMALIDKIRAIVPDASISQDMIAGFPTETEEDHQDTMSLMEYVKYNFGYMYSYSERPGTLAGRKMEDDVEEETKARRLQEIVDLQQKHAWFRSEEFVGKTVEVLVEKVSKKSKDEFSGRNSQSITVVFPKENYKIGDFVNVKITSCTSGTLKGEAVGLSSMN from the coding sequence ATGGAAAAGATTATCGAAGAAAGCAAACAAGGTGAAAGTCTTGTTTTGGAAAATAAACCTGAGAATACTAAAAAACTATTTATAGAGAGTTACGGCTGTGCGATGAATTTTTCGGACAGCGAGGTCGTAGCTTCCATTTTGTCCGATGGAGGATACAATACCACTTCAGTTTTAGAAGAAGCTGATTTGGTTTTGGTAAACACCTGCTCCATCCGTGACAAAGCGGAACAGACTATTCGCAAACGTCTCGAAAAATACAATGCTGTAAAACGCACCAATCCGAAAATGAAAGTAGGTGTTTTAGGCTGTATGGCAGAACGTTTGAAAAGCCAGTTTCTGGAAGAGGAAAAAATAGTTGATCTTGTTGTAGGTCCCGATGCTTATAAAGATCTGCCGAACTTATTGGCGGAAGTTGAGGAAGGCCGTGACGCAATCAATGTAATTTTATCGAAAGAGGAAACGTATGGCGATATTTCGCCTGTTCGCTTAATGAGTAACGGAATTACTGCTTTGGTTTCAATCACTCGTGGATGCGATAATATGTGTACGTTTTGTGTCGTACCTTTTACACGAGGACGTGAACGCAGCCGTGAACCGCAGAGTATTATGGCTGAAATTCAGGATTTATGGAGCAAAGGTTTTAAAGAAATCACACTTCTTGGACAAAACGTTGACAGTTACCTTTGGTACGGCGGGGGATTGAAAAAAGATTTCGTAAACGCTTCTGAAATGCAAAAAGCAACAGCTGTTGATTTTGATCAACTGCTTGAAATGGTTGCTGTTGGTTTCCCGAAAATGCGTATCCGATTTTCGACTTCTAATCCGCAGGATATGCACGAAAGCATTCTGCACGTTATGGCGAAATACCCTAATATCTGCAAACATATTCACTTACCTGTTCAATCCGGAAGTAACCGAATTTTAAAAGAAATGAATCGTCTGCATTCTCGTGAAGAATATATGGCTTTGATTGATAAAATCAGAGCAATTGTTCCGGATGCTTCGATTTCGCAGGATATGATTGCCGGTTTCCCAACAGAAACTGAAGAAGATCATCAGGATACAATGAGTTTAATGGAATATGTAAAATATAATTTCGGTTATATGTATTCGTATTCTGAACGCCCGGGAACTTTGGCAGGAAGAAAAATGGAAGATGATGTCGAAGAAGAAACCAAAGCCAGAAGATTACAGGAAATTGTTGATTTACAACAAAAACACGCCTGGTTTAGAAGCGAAGAATTTGTTGGTAAAACAGTTGAAGTTTTAGTCGAAAAAGTATCTAAAAAATCGAAAGACGAATTCTCAGGAAGAAACTCTCAAAGCATTACAGTAGTTTTTCCGAAAGAGAATTATAAAATCGGTGATTTCGTAAACGTAAAAATTACAAGTTGCACCAGTGGAACTTTAAAAGGTGAAGCTGTGGGGCTTAGCAGCATGAACTAA
- a CDS encoding tetratricopeptide repeat protein: MNVTDYTYLMNKPDAITEKQTEALGSVLNEFPYFQSARALRLKGLYSQNSFKYNYALKVTAAHTADRSVLFDFITSEKFTSIQNDFYDQKLRELMDMNVFGSEIVSYEQVKKTPEIRIDPIEQSILKSIKEATTVVFERPVKEEEKTIEPVIEEPAANTAQETEIFIEPIPTEEEILNSFVKVSEAEENTSEEIIEAPISIPTEEEILNSFVENTNTEEEAEETTAEEPVIVSPSEEEILDTFKKVEEAVSDSVLADKTEEEILETFTEVTEVEEQTFEPVIEESIASPSEDEILNTFTKVEENDSEPIEKPVSDSSKEEEIINISAETENTEKTTQPIVEKPAKPVRLTFFEEFVDDEDDEEISEKTEIPAAKIVNAITEPAEVVFEEAKEAEQNDAANTDSAEETTETAVSEVISKTEDTTQSEEVIQIENVSEIVKTAEENLEIGKPIDFSGNEKHSFQEWLQLARTEPIDRTADAHQETDKGEKKSGEVTGTDSTEDEKKKKAEIIDRFIEANPKISPIKPTMANPPIQFNINEEENSYLMTETLARVYLEQKKYTKAIQAYEILILKYPEKISFFADRISDIKILQQNNNNN; this comes from the coding sequence ATGAATGTAACTGATTATACCTACTTAATGAACAAGCCCGATGCTATTACAGAAAAGCAAACGGAAGCATTAGGAAGTGTTCTGAATGAATTTCCGTATTTTCAAAGTGCAAGAGCACTTCGATTAAAAGGACTTTACAGCCAGAACAGCTTTAAGTATAATTATGCTTTAAAAGTTACGGCTGCACATACGGCAGATCGTTCGGTTTTGTTTGATTTTATTACTTCAGAAAAATTCACTTCGATCCAAAATGACTTTTATGACCAAAAACTCAGAGAGCTTATGGATATGAATGTTTTTGGAAGTGAAATCGTTTCATATGAACAAGTTAAAAAAACTCCCGAAATAAGAATTGACCCAATTGAACAATCAATTCTAAAATCGATTAAAGAAGCCACCACAGTTGTTTTTGAAAGACCAGTTAAAGAAGAAGAAAAAACAATTGAACCGGTAATTGAAGAGCCGGCTGCAAATACTGCTCAGGAAACAGAAATTTTCATAGAACCTATTCCTACCGAAGAAGAAATTCTGAACAGTTTTGTAAAAGTTTCAGAAGCTGAAGAAAATACTTCTGAAGAAATTATTGAAGCTCCTATTTCAATTCCTACTGAAGAAGAAATCTTAAATTCTTTTGTTGAAAATACAAATACAGAAGAAGAAGCTGAAGAAACCACTGCAGAAGAACCTGTAATTGTAAGCCCAAGCGAGGAAGAAATTTTAGATACCTTTAAAAAGGTAGAGGAAGCAGTTTCTGACTCTGTTTTAGCAGATAAAACCGAGGAAGAGATACTAGAAACTTTTACTGAAGTAACAGAAGTTGAAGAACAAACCTTTGAGCCTGTTATTGAAGAATCGATTGCAAGTCCAAGCGAAGACGAAATTCTGAATACTTTTACTAAAGTTGAAGAAAACGATTCTGAACCTATTGAAAAACCAGTTTCTGACAGCAGCAAAGAAGAGGAAATTATAAATATTTCAGCAGAAACCGAAAATACAGAAAAAACCACTCAGCCAATTGTAGAAAAACCTGCAAAACCTGTGAGGCTAACCTTTTTTGAGGAATTTGTTGACGATGAAGATGATGAGGAAATTTCAGAAAAAACCGAGATTCCTGCCGCCAAAATCGTAAACGCGATTACAGAACCTGCTGAAGTTGTTTTTGAAGAAGCTAAAGAAGCTGAACAAAATGATGCAGCTAACACTGATTCTGCTGAAGAAACTACAGAAACAGCTGTAAGTGAAGTGATTTCTAAAACGGAAGACACAACTCAATCAGAGGAAGTTATCCAAATTGAAAATGTTTCTGAAATTGTAAAAACAGCAGAGGAGAATTTAGAAATAGGAAAACCAATAGACTTTTCCGGCAATGAAAAACATTCTTTTCAGGAATGGCTTCAATTAGCAAGAACTGAGCCTATTGACCGGACAGCAGATGCGCATCAGGAAACCGATAAGGGTGAAAAAAAAAGCGGTGAAGTAACCGGAACCGATTCAACTGAAGACGAAAAGAAGAAAAAAGCAGAAATAATTGACAGATTTATTGAAGCAAATCCAAAAATTTCTCCAATAAAACCAACAATGGCAAATCCGCCGATTCAATTTAACATCAATGAAGAGGAGAATTCATACCTGATGACAGAGACTTTGGCCCGTGTATATTTAGAACAAAAAAAATATACAAAGGCCATACAAGCATATGAAATATTAATTTTGAAATATCCAGAAAAAATTAGTTTCTTTGCAGACCGCATTTCGGATATAAAGATTTTACAACAAAATAACAATAACAATTAA
- a CDS encoding formimidoylglutamase, translating into MEFDFLEPVNDVIVKYVHSLSSQELGSKVVFHTQDQFPDMDKIHIAIVGVLEDRRNINMVNEVNLTAVRKKLYGMFPGNWDASIADLGDILAGDSVEDTYFAVKKVTSALIKNKIIPIVLGGSQDLTYALYRAYDDLEQMVNLVSVDNKFDFGKENESVSANSYLTQIIIDEPNNLFNYCNIGYQTYYNSQEEIDLIEKLFFDAYRLGEISNKITLAEPVFRDADLVSIDLNSVKSSASGNMISFEPNGFNGKEICALARYAGISDKVSSFGVFNHNSTVQEAPIIAQIVWYFIEGYHYRSKEYPFGSRTNYLKYIVPLEEEELVFYKSDKTERWWIEIPYETNGSNKLKRNTLLPCSYDEYLSACNQELPERWWKAQRKNAL; encoded by the coding sequence ATGGAATTTGATTTTTTAGAACCAGTAAACGACGTAATTGTAAAATATGTCCATTCACTGTCTTCTCAAGAGCTTGGCAGCAAAGTAGTCTTTCATACTCAAGATCAGTTTCCGGATATGGATAAAATTCATATTGCGATTGTAGGTGTTTTAGAAGACCGTCGTAATATAAATATGGTCAATGAAGTTAATCTTACTGCAGTCCGCAAGAAACTTTACGGAATGTTTCCAGGTAATTGGGATGCTTCAATTGCAGACTTAGGGGATATTCTTGCAGGTGATTCTGTAGAGGATACTTACTTTGCAGTTAAGAAGGTAACTTCTGCCTTAATCAAGAATAAAATCATTCCTATAGTTCTGGGAGGTTCTCAGGATCTTACGTACGCTTTGTATCGTGCTTATGACGATTTAGAGCAGATGGTTAACCTGGTTTCAGTAGATAATAAATTTGATTTTGGCAAAGAAAACGAAAGCGTTTCTGCTAATTCGTATCTTACTCAAATCATTATAGATGAACCAAATAATCTCTTTAATTATTGTAATATAGGATATCAGACTTATTATAATTCTCAGGAAGAGATTGATTTAATTGAGAAATTGTTTTTTGATGCCTATCGCTTAGGTGAGATTTCTAATAAAATTACGTTAGCAGAGCCTGTTTTTAGAGATGCTGATTTGGTAAGTATAGACTTAAATTCGGTAAAATCTTCAGCTTCAGGCAATATGATTTCCTTCGAGCCAAACGGATTTAACGGAAAAGAGATTTGTGCTTTAGCAAGATATGCCGGAATAAGCGACAAAGTCTCTTCTTTTGGCGTTTTTAATCACAACAGCACAGTGCAGGAAGCTCCTATTATTGCTCAGATTGTCTGGTATTTTATCGAAGGATATCACTATCGTTCTAAGGAATATCCGTTTGGAAGCAGAACCAATTATTTAAAATATATTGTACCGCTTGAAGAAGAAGAATTGGTGTTTTATAAAAGCGATAAAACAGAGAGATGGTGGATTGAGATCCCATACGAAACAAACGGCAGTAATAAATTGAAAAGAAATACGTTATTACCGTGTTCTTATGACGAATATTTGAGCGCCTGCAATCAGGAACTGCCCGAAAGATGGTGGAAAGCACAACGAAAAAATGCTTTGTAA